One Streptomyces fagopyri DNA window includes the following coding sequences:
- a CDS encoding DNA polymerase Y family protein, which translates to MNGTSPRRRHIAHLHLHLRAALAEARYGDIIELMSGITPHVQAVPPDAVQLDLTSALRYFDLSPYDLVQTTMMRLKALYGIDSSAGLAGNRMLAAMAADASAPGDTTWIRDGQAAAWLGPRPVTALPGIGRATAETLTGYGLHTIGQIADIPAATLQRLLGAGSARLLAERARGRDPRPVTPMEPAAYLTADLALDRDCLDPARHHRAVLGLADRIGQRLRGERQVAGRITLTVRYADRGSTTRSRTPAEPTNHSPDLAATALGLLTALGLQRARVRGFAIRADDLLPAGGAHHQLSLDPGDTRARATEAAADRARRRFGAEAVRPATLATASAPGIPPRSVAAGSRN; encoded by the coding sequence ATGAACGGAACGAGTCCACGTCGGCGGCACATCGCCCACCTCCACCTCCATCTGCGCGCGGCACTCGCGGAGGCTCGGTACGGCGACATAATCGAACTGATGTCCGGTATCACGCCACACGTCCAGGCGGTACCGCCCGACGCCGTCCAACTCGATCTGACGTCGGCGCTCCGGTACTTCGACCTGTCTCCCTACGACCTGGTCCAGACGACGATGATGCGGCTGAAGGCGCTCTACGGCATCGACAGCAGCGCCGGCCTGGCCGGCAACCGGATGCTGGCGGCCATGGCGGCCGACGCGTCGGCGCCGGGCGACACCACCTGGATCCGGGACGGACAGGCCGCGGCCTGGCTGGGGCCCCGCCCGGTCACCGCGCTGCCGGGGATCGGCCGCGCCACGGCGGAGACGCTCACCGGATACGGACTGCACACCATCGGCCAGATCGCCGACATCCCCGCGGCGACCCTGCAGCGGCTTCTCGGAGCCGGCTCGGCCCGGCTGCTGGCCGAACGTGCCCGGGGCCGTGACCCCCGCCCGGTCACCCCGATGGAACCGGCGGCGTACCTGACGGCCGACCTCGCGCTCGACCGGGACTGCCTCGATCCGGCGCGGCATCACCGAGCCGTCCTGGGACTCGCCGACCGGATCGGTCAGCGGCTGCGCGGTGAACGCCAGGTCGCCGGCCGGATCACCCTCACGGTCCGGTACGCCGACCGCGGTTCCACCACGCGCTCGCGCACACCGGCGGAACCCACCAACCACTCACCGGACCTCGCCGCGACCGCTCTGGGTCTGCTGACCGCCCTGGGTCTGCAGCGGGCGCGAGTCCGTGGCTTCGCGATCCGCGCCGACGACCTGCTGCCGGCCGGCGGCGCCCACCACCAGCTCTCCCTGGACCCGGGCGACACCCGGGCCCGTGCCACCGAGGCGGCGGCGGACCGGGCCCGCCGGCGCTTCGGGGCGGAAGCGGTACGCCCGGCCACCCTGGCCACCGCATCGGCACCGGGAATCCCGCCCCGCAGCGTGGCGGCCGGCTCGCGGAACTGA
- a CDS encoding slipin family protein, whose protein sequence is MVEELVAAGVSVAAVGLVYVMAGARVVKQYERGVVLRLGRLSSEVRGPGFTMVVPFVDKLRKVNMQIVTMPVPAQEGITRDNVTVRVDAVVYFKVVDAADAVIQVEDYQFAVSQMAQTSLRSIIGKSDLDDLLSNREKLNQGLELMIDSPAMGWGVQIDRVEIKDVSLPETMKRSMARQAEADRERRARVINADAELQASKKLAEAAGVMSEQPAALQLRLLQTVVAVAAEKNSTLVLPFPVELLRFLERAQQPAAPTPEPVAPVREPVAPAPAVPAAPAPPVPAPDRAAVLGPFPEPTAQGLSAQEPSASESTAPEPASPAAQQSVREQRPLPGTPLDQSPEGAKSRQD, encoded by the coding sequence ATGGTCGAGGAACTGGTGGCGGCGGGAGTCTCCGTCGCGGCGGTGGGCCTGGTCTATGTGATGGCCGGGGCCCGCGTGGTCAAACAGTACGAACGCGGAGTCGTGTTGCGCCTGGGCCGGCTGAGCTCGGAGGTGCGTGGGCCCGGGTTCACGATGGTCGTGCCCTTCGTCGACAAGCTGCGCAAGGTCAACATGCAGATCGTCACGATGCCGGTGCCCGCGCAGGAGGGCATCACCCGGGACAACGTCACGGTGCGGGTGGACGCGGTCGTCTACTTCAAGGTGGTGGACGCGGCCGACGCGGTCATCCAGGTCGAGGACTACCAGTTCGCGGTCTCGCAGATGGCGCAGACCTCGCTGCGTTCGATCATCGGCAAGAGCGACCTCGACGACCTGCTCTCCAACCGCGAGAAGCTGAATCAGGGCCTGGAGCTGATGATCGACAGCCCGGCCATGGGCTGGGGCGTGCAGATCGACCGGGTGGAGATCAAGGACGTCTCGCTGCCGGAGACGATGAAGCGGTCGATGGCCCGGCAGGCCGAGGCCGACCGTGAGCGGCGGGCCCGGGTCATCAACGCGGACGCGGAACTTCAGGCGTCGAAGAAGCTGGCGGAGGCCGCCGGGGTGATGTCCGAGCAGCCGGCCGCGTTGCAGCTGAGGCTGCTGCAGACGGTGGTGGCGGTCGCCGCGGAGAAGAACTCCACGCTCGTCCTGCCCTTCCCCGTCGAACTCCTGCGGTTCCTGGAACGAGCGCAGCAGCCGGCCGCACCGACGCCGGAACCGGTCGCACCGGTACGCGAACCGGTCGCACCGGCACCGGCAGTGCCGGCGGCACCGGCACCGCCAGTACCCGCACCGGATCGGGCGGCGGTACTTGGACCGTTCCCGGAACCGACGGCACAAGGGCTGAGCGCACAGGAGCCGAGCGCGTCGGAGTCGACCGCGCCGGAACCGGCCTCTCCCGCCGCTCAGCAATCGGTGCGGGAGCAACGGCCGCTTCCCGGAACCCCCTTGGATCAGAGTCCCGAAGGGGCGAAATCAAGACAGGACTAG
- a CDS encoding cupin domain-containing protein has product MPVVRPSDAVVHEIHGARFVSYATPLSGSEELCAWRGEIPAGTKAPVHTVNREEIFHLLTGELLITLDGRTERITAGDTVIINPGTAFGVENPTRQTATSWVTTSIGLRAELADGSVITPPWAN; this is encoded by the coding sequence ATGCCCGTCGTCCGCCCGTCCGACGCCGTCGTCCACGAGATCCACGGCGCCCGTTTCGTCTCGTACGCCACCCCCCTCAGCGGCAGCGAGGAGCTGTGCGCCTGGCGGGGCGAGATCCCCGCCGGGACGAAGGCCCCTGTGCACACGGTCAACCGGGAGGAGATCTTCCATCTGCTCACCGGGGAGCTGCTGATCACGCTCGACGGCCGCACCGAGCGGATCACCGCGGGCGACACGGTGATCATCAATCCCGGCACGGCCTTCGGCGTCGAGAACCCCACCCGGCAGACCGCGACCTCCTGGGTCACCACGTCCATCGGCCTCCGGGCGGAACTGGCCGACGGCTCGGTCATCACCCCGCCGTGGGCCAACTGA
- a CDS encoding esterase/lipase family protein — protein MLPWKRLVRPLVALLLATAVAVVPAATAHAAAPSSGWNNYSCRPSATHPRPVVLVHGTFANSVDNWLSFAPYLVDRGYCVYSLDYGQLPGVPLFNALGPIDKSAGQLQVFVDKVLASTGAAKADLVGHSQGGMMPRYYLKFLGGAAKVNTFVGIAPDNHGTTLDGLTKLLPYFPGAEDLLSAVTPALADQIAGSAFLTKLNAGGDTVPGVHYTVIATKYDEVVTPYRSQFLTGPDVHNVLLQDLCPVDLSEHAAIGLLDRIAFHEAANALDPAHATTTNCASVFS, from the coding sequence ATGCTGCCCTGGAAGCGCCTGGTCAGACCCCTCGTCGCACTGCTGCTGGCCACCGCCGTCGCGGTCGTCCCCGCCGCCACCGCACATGCCGCAGCACCGAGCAGCGGTTGGAACAACTACTCCTGCCGCCCCTCGGCCACCCATCCCCGCCCCGTCGTTCTCGTCCACGGCACCTTCGCGAACTCCGTGGACAACTGGCTGTCCTTCGCGCCCTACCTGGTGGACCGCGGGTACTGCGTCTACTCGCTCGACTACGGGCAACTGCCCGGCGTCCCGCTCTTCAACGCCCTCGGTCCCATCGACAAGTCGGCCGGACAGCTCCAGGTCTTCGTCGACAAAGTGCTCGCCTCGACCGGCGCAGCCAAGGCGGACCTCGTCGGCCACTCGCAGGGCGGCATGATGCCCCGCTACTACCTGAAGTTCCTCGGCGGAGCCGCCAAGGTGAACACCTTCGTCGGTATCGCGCCCGACAACCACGGCACCACCCTCGACGGCCTCACCAAACTGCTGCCGTACTTCCCCGGCGCCGAGGACCTGCTGTCCGCGGTCACGCCCGCGCTCGCGGATCAGATCGCCGGGTCCGCGTTCCTGACCAAGCTCAACGCCGGCGGCGACACCGTCCCGGGCGTCCACTACACGGTGATCGCCACCAAGTACGACGAGGTGGTCACCCCCTACCGTTCACAGTTCCTCACCGGACCCGACGTCCACAACGTGCTGCTGCAGGACCTGTGCCCGGTCGACCTCTCCGAGCACGCGGCGATCGGTCTCCTCGACCGGATCGCCTTCCACGAGGCGGCGAACGCCCTCGATCCCGCGCACGCCACCACCACCAACTGCGCCTCGGTGTTCAGCTGA
- a CDS encoding DJ-1/PfpI family protein: MRVAVVTFDGFNELDSFIASALINRCREDGLEAFITTPEPVVTSMNGVEVTGQRPMEFVTEADVVLIGSGVKARDVVADDRLISRLRLDPARQLIGAQCSGALVLARLGLLGDMPVCTDRRSRPFVEAYDVTVLDAPFHAEGDIATAGGCLASQYLATWVITRTLGEDAARGVLDYVAPVGENQETVERALRAVRAGEVALR; encoded by the coding sequence ATGCGGGTAGCCGTGGTCACTTTCGACGGGTTCAACGAACTCGACAGCTTCATCGCTTCCGCACTGATCAACCGGTGCCGCGAGGACGGCCTGGAAGCCTTCATCACGACGCCGGAGCCGGTGGTCACGTCGATGAACGGCGTCGAGGTGACCGGGCAGCGCCCGATGGAGTTCGTGACCGAGGCCGACGTCGTACTGATCGGCAGCGGGGTGAAGGCGCGGGACGTGGTCGCCGACGACCGGCTGATCTCCAGGCTCCGGCTCGACCCGGCGCGTCAGCTGATCGGGGCACAGTGCTCCGGCGCGCTGGTGCTCGCCCGGCTCGGGTTGCTGGGTGACATGCCGGTGTGCACGGACAGGAGGAGCCGGCCCTTCGTCGAGGCGTACGACGTCACCGTGCTGGACGCCCCGTTCCACGCCGAGGGCGACATCGCCACGGCGGGTGGCTGCCTGGCGTCCCAGTATCTGGCCACGTGGGTGATCACCCGCACGCTCGGGGAGGACGCCGCGCGCGGTGTCCTCGACTACGTGGCTCCGGTCGGCGAGAACCAGGAGACGGTCGAGCGCGCCCTGCGCGCCGTCCGCGCGGGCGAGGTCGCGCTGCGCTGA
- a CDS encoding S1 family peptidase — protein sequence MKHRRIPARRAVMTGAGIAALVAAGATFQTANASETPKAPAPHTLSIAAAGKLASTLGEDLGAGAAGTYYDAKSRHLVVNVLDETAAKAVASAGARARIVENSLAELKSARTTLKSDATIPGTSWATDPQTNKVVVTADRTVSKAEWAKLTEVVGSLGSKAELQRTKGEFKPFIAGGDAITGSGGRCSLGFNVVKGGRPYFITAGHCTQAISTWSDSSGDQIGTNEQSSFPDNDFGLVKYTGSAEHPSAVDLYNGSSQSITKAAEATVGEKVTRSGSTTHVHTGTVTGLDATVNYGNGDIVNGLIQTDVCAEPGDSGGSLFDGDSAIGLTSGGSGDCTSGGETFFQPVTEALSAFGAQIG from the coding sequence TTGAAGCACCGACGCATACCCGCGAGGCGTGCCGTCATGACGGGTGCGGGCATCGCCGCGCTCGTCGCCGCCGGAGCCACTTTCCAGACTGCGAACGCGAGCGAGACGCCGAAGGCCCCCGCACCGCACACGCTGTCGATCGCGGCGGCCGGAAAGCTCGCCTCGACCCTCGGCGAGGATCTCGGCGCCGGCGCGGCGGGAACGTATTACGACGCGAAGTCCCGTCACCTCGTCGTCAACGTGCTCGACGAGACCGCGGCCAAAGCCGTGGCGTCGGCCGGCGCCAGGGCCAGAATCGTCGAGAACTCCCTCGCCGAGCTGAAGAGCGCCCGTACGACGCTCAAGAGCGACGCGACCATCCCGGGCACCTCCTGGGCGACCGACCCGCAGACCAACAAAGTCGTCGTCACCGCGGACCGTACGGTCTCCAAGGCCGAATGGGCCAAGCTGACCGAGGTCGTCGGCTCGCTCGGCTCCAAGGCCGAACTCCAGCGCACGAAGGGGGAGTTCAAGCCCTTCATCGCGGGCGGTGACGCCATCACCGGCTCCGGTGGCCGCTGCTCGCTCGGCTTCAACGTCGTCAAGGGCGGCCGGCCGTACTTCATCACCGCCGGCCACTGCACCCAGGCGATCTCCACCTGGTCGGACTCCAGCGGCGACCAGATCGGCACGAACGAGCAGTCCAGCTTCCCGGACAACGACTTCGGGCTGGTCAAGTACACGGGGAGCGCCGAGCACCCGAGCGCGGTCGACCTCTACAACGGTTCCTCGCAGTCCATCACCAAGGCGGCCGAGGCGACCGTCGGCGAGAAGGTCACCCGCAGCGGTTCGACGACCCACGTGCACACCGGCACGGTCACCGGCCTGGACGCCACCGTGAACTACGGCAACGGGGACATCGTCAACGGGCTCATCCAGACCGATGTCTGCGCCGAGCCCGGTGACAGCGGCGGTTCGCTCTTCGACGGCGACAGTGCCATCGGCCTCACCTCCGGCGGCAGCGGCGACTGCACCTCGGGCGGTGAGACCTTCTTCCAGCCCGTCACCGAGGCGCTCTCGGCGTTCGGCGCCCAGATCGGCTGA
- a CDS encoding DNA polymerase III subunit alpha, translating into MAGFAHLHVASGYSIRYGAAHPEQLVRRASERGMTALALTDRDTVTGAVRFARACAGGGIRPIFGVDLAVEALAPPPPAQRPRTPVHGGAHVVEPPLRFTLLARNGAGWARLCRITSAAHAGAVSGTPPVVPWEALREYGGSGLTVLLGPLSEPVRALAVGREDVAMKLLAPWKEIFGREVRLEVVAQKRFGTGPGSLRLAARTLNLADRTRTTAVLSNAVRYADAGQHRLADVLDAARLLRPIDRRRLDSGQRWLKDEQAMAVVARMVAECAGADVRRARRLMADTADTAAACTVDPRADLGLGVAHFPEPSVFGAEPGARGAAELLRGQCEAGLARRGLDHDRAVLGRLDEELKVISRLNYDSYFLAVGQVVADIRAKGIRVAARGSGAGSMVCHALDIATANPLDHRLLFERFLSVRRASLPDIDIDVESARRLECYDVIFDRFGRERVAVTAMPETYRARRALRDTGLALGIAPADVDRIAKSFPHLRASDITGALAELPELRRLAAEAHRYGPLWELAEGLDSLVHGMAMHPCGVVISDATLLDRLPVQPTPQGDYPMAMAAKEEIEALGNIKLDVLGVRMQSAMAHAVAEIERTTGNHIDLDDPKQVPLDDVFAFKLIQESQTLGLFQLESPGQQDLLSRLQPRDPQDVIADISLFRPGPVAGGMPERYIAARHGGTPAYAHPDLEPVLADTYGVTIWHEQIIETLSVMTGCDPALAEIARRALGDKSRLPRIRDWFHGLARARGYGPAVRDEVWRTVEAFGAYGFCRAHAVAFAVPALQSAWLKAHHPAFLLAGLLEHDPGMWPKRVLVSDARRRGVPVLPVDVNRSKAKHTVERTDGEQWGVRLALSAVHGISEDECARIEEGRPYGSLSDFWQRARPGRPVAERLAGIGALNSLHDGRLTRRDLLLQIAELHRQSRNRTAGSGQLPLDAGAVGGAEPSGLPEMTGREALSAELNTLGIDVSRHLMEHHHRLLREIGATDAAHLAGLRAGRQVLVAGVRASTQTPPIASGKRVIFVTLEDGSGLVDLAFFEDSHPACAYTVFHSGLLLVRGTVQVRGTRRTVVGTMAWDLDEIAAARRDNGPEAALVLLGADHPHPTPAQPPGQAHPTPAQPVRGRPQQAPAPTRRTLANGTTGARLHPYADLRPAGSRSADLKKFGYTSPGSAG; encoded by the coding sequence ATGGCGGGCTTCGCCCATCTGCACGTCGCGTCCGGTTACTCCATCCGCTACGGCGCGGCCCATCCCGAACAGCTCGTCCGGCGGGCGTCCGAGCGAGGCATGACCGCACTCGCGCTCACCGACCGGGACACGGTCACCGGCGCCGTCCGGTTCGCACGGGCGTGCGCCGGAGGGGGAATACGGCCGATCTTCGGGGTCGACCTCGCGGTGGAGGCCCTCGCGCCGCCGCCTCCCGCCCAGCGGCCCCGAACCCCGGTGCACGGTGGCGCGCACGTGGTCGAACCGCCGCTCCGGTTCACGCTCCTCGCGCGGAACGGGGCGGGATGGGCGCGACTGTGCCGCATCACCTCGGCCGCCCATGCCGGTGCCGTGTCCGGTACGCCGCCGGTGGTGCCGTGGGAGGCGCTGCGCGAGTACGGCGGTTCCGGTCTGACGGTGCTGCTCGGGCCGCTCTCGGAGCCGGTCCGGGCGCTGGCGGTGGGCAGGGAGGACGTCGCGATGAAGCTGCTGGCGCCCTGGAAGGAGATCTTCGGGAGGGAGGTCCGCTTGGAAGTCGTCGCGCAGAAACGTTTCGGCACAGGTCCGGGATCCCTGCGTCTGGCCGCCCGTACCCTCAACCTGGCCGACCGCACCCGCACCACCGCCGTACTCTCCAACGCCGTCCGCTACGCCGACGCCGGCCAGCACCGCCTCGCCGACGTCCTGGACGCGGCCCGGCTGCTGCGGCCGATCGACCGGCGCCGGCTGGACAGCGGGCAGCGCTGGCTCAAGGACGAGCAGGCGATGGCGGTCGTCGCGCGGATGGTCGCCGAATGCGCCGGAGCGGACGTGCGGCGGGCCCGCCGGCTGATGGCGGACACCGCGGACACGGCGGCCGCGTGCACCGTCGATCCCCGGGCGGACCTGGGGCTGGGCGTCGCGCACTTCCCGGAACCTTCGGTCTTCGGCGCCGAGCCCGGCGCGCGTGGAGCCGCTGAACTGCTGCGCGGGCAGTGCGAGGCCGGCCTGGCCCGGCGGGGCCTCGACCACGACCGGGCGGTACTCGGCCGGCTGGACGAGGAGCTCAAGGTGATCTCCAGGCTGAACTACGACTCGTACTTCCTCGCGGTCGGCCAGGTCGTGGCCGACATCCGGGCCAAGGGCATCCGGGTCGCGGCCCGCGGCTCGGGCGCCGGGTCGATGGTCTGCCACGCGCTGGACATCGCGACGGCCAACCCGCTCGACCACCGCCTGCTGTTCGAACGCTTCCTCAGTGTGCGCCGGGCCTCGCTGCCCGACATCGACATCGACGTGGAGTCCGCCCGTCGGCTGGAGTGCTACGACGTGATCTTCGACCGGTTCGGCAGGGAACGGGTGGCGGTCACCGCCATGCCCGAGACCTACCGGGCGCGCAGAGCCCTCAGGGACACCGGCCTCGCCCTCGGCATCGCGCCCGCGGACGTCGACCGGATCGCCAAGAGCTTCCCGCACCTGCGTGCCTCCGACATCACCGGCGCCCTCGCCGAACTGCCCGAACTGCGGCGACTGGCCGCCGAGGCCCACCGCTACGGGCCCCTGTGGGAGCTCGCGGAAGGCCTCGACTCCCTGGTCCACGGCATGGCCATGCACCCCTGCGGCGTGGTCATCAGCGACGCCACCCTGCTGGACCGTCTGCCCGTACAGCCCACCCCTCAGGGCGACTACCCGATGGCGATGGCGGCGAAGGAGGAGATCGAGGCGCTGGGCAACATCAAACTCGACGTCCTGGGCGTACGGATGCAGTCCGCGATGGCCCACGCCGTCGCGGAGATCGAACGGACCACCGGCAACCACATCGATCTGGACGACCCGAAGCAGGTGCCGCTCGACGACGTCTTCGCGTTCAAGCTCATCCAGGAGAGCCAGACCCTGGGCCTGTTCCAGCTGGAGTCGCCCGGCCAGCAGGACCTCCTGTCCCGGCTCCAGCCCCGTGACCCGCAGGACGTCATCGCCGACATCAGTCTCTTCCGCCCCGGCCCCGTCGCCGGAGGCATGCCCGAGCGGTACATCGCCGCCCGCCACGGCGGCACACCGGCCTACGCCCACCCGGACCTGGAGCCGGTGCTCGCCGACACGTACGGCGTGACCATCTGGCACGAGCAGATCATCGAGACGCTGTCGGTGATGACCGGCTGCGACCCCGCGCTGGCCGAGATCGCCCGCCGGGCGCTCGGCGACAAGAGCCGACTGCCCCGGATCAGGGACTGGTTCCACGGCCTGGCACGCGCGCGCGGGTACGGTCCGGCGGTGCGGGACGAGGTCTGGAGGACCGTCGAGGCCTTCGGCGCGTACGGCTTCTGCCGCGCCCACGCGGTCGCCTTCGCCGTACCCGCCCTGCAGAGCGCCTGGCTCAAGGCGCACCATCCGGCGTTCCTGCTGGCCGGTCTGCTCGAACACGACCCCGGGATGTGGCCCAAGCGCGTCCTCGTCTCCGACGCCCGCCGACGCGGTGTCCCCGTCCTGCCCGTCGACGTCAACCGTTCCAAGGCGAAGCACACCGTGGAACGGACCGACGGGGAGCAGTGGGGGGTGAGGCTCGCGCTGTCCGCGGTGCACGGCATCAGTGAGGACGAGTGCGCCAGGATCGAGGAGGGCCGGCCGTACGGATCCCTGTCGGACTTCTGGCAGCGGGCCCGTCCGGGCAGACCCGTCGCCGAACGTCTCGCCGGGATCGGCGCCCTGAACTCCCTGCACGACGGCCGCCTCACGCGCCGCGACCTGCTGCTGCAGATCGCCGAACTGCACCGGCAGTCCCGTAACCGAACCGCGGGCTCAGGCCAACTGCCCCTGGACGCGGGCGCCGTGGGCGGGGCGGAACCCAGTGGCCTGCCTGAGATGACGGGACGCGAGGCCCTGAGCGCCGAGCTGAACACCCTCGGCATCGACGTCTCCAGGCACCTGATGGAGCACCACCACCGCCTCCTGCGGGAGATCGGCGCGACCGACGCGGCGCACCTGGCCGGGCTGCGCGCCGGCCGGCAGGTCCTCGTCGCCGGGGTACGCGCCTCGACCCAGACCCCGCCGATCGCCAGCGGCAAGCGGGTCATCTTCGTCACCCTGGAGGACGGCTCCGGCCTGGTCGACCTGGCCTTCTTCGAGGACTCCCACCCGGCCTGCGCGTACACCGTCTTCCACAGCGGGCTGCTGCTGGTGCGCGGCACGGTCCAGGTGCGCGGCACCCGCCGTACCGTCGTCGGCACCATGGCCTGGGACCTGGACGAGATCGCCGCGGCCCGCCGCGACAACGGCCCCGAGGCCGCCCTCGTCCTCCTCGGCGCCGACCACCCGCACCCGACCCCCGCCCAGCCTCCGGGGCAGGCGCACCCGACCCCCGCCCAGCCGGTCCGGGGACGGCCGCAGCAGGCGCCCGCCCCGACGCGGCGCACCCTGGCCAACGGCACCACGGGCGCCCGGCTGCACCCGTACGCCGACCTGCGGCCGGCCGGCAGCCGTTCGGCCGACCTGAAGAAGTTCGGTTACACCAGCCCAGGGAGCGCGGGATGA
- a CDS encoding MarR family winged helix-turn-helix transcriptional regulator, whose product MQNSEAMALSAALLAVAGELTQRIHEGVVARGFEGLRPAHGFAFTRLAPDGATVTELAAHLGVTKQGASQLVDELVRKGYVERHPHPGDARARLIVLTERGWACTRAAEESAAEAVQPWVELLGEGEVGVLRERLLRIAPYGPIRPTW is encoded by the coding sequence GTGCAGAACTCCGAGGCCATGGCCCTGTCCGCCGCCCTGCTCGCCGTCGCCGGTGAGCTGACGCAGCGCATCCACGAGGGCGTCGTCGCCCGCGGGTTCGAGGGGCTGCGGCCCGCGCACGGCTTCGCGTTCACACGGCTCGCTCCGGACGGCGCGACGGTCACCGAGCTCGCGGCACACCTCGGGGTCACCAAGCAGGGCGCGAGCCAGCTCGTCGACGAGCTCGTGCGCAAGGGGTACGTGGAACGCCACCCGCACCCCGGTGACGCGCGTGCCCGCCTGATCGTGCTGACCGAGCGCGGCTGGGCCTGCACCCGTGCGGCGGAGGAGTCGGCGGCGGAGGCCGTCCAGCCGTGGGTCGAGCTGCTCGGTGAGGGTGAGGTGGGCGTGTTGCGTGAGCGGTTGCTGCGGATCGCCCCCTACGGTCCGATCAGGCCCACCTGGTGA